TGAAGGCCTACCTGGCGGATGAATCGCAGCCAGAGTTTGTTGCGAACTCCACGATGCCCGAGGATAAAGCCAAGGGCGGTGTGTACATCGAATACATCAATGGTGCCAAGACAGATAAGGTGCGTGAATCTGCGAAGGCGCGTGCCATCTACGAGGAGCGTCTTGCAGTTGTTGAGCACCAGCAGAGGGCGCTTGAAACCGCTCGCAAGCAGATTGAAGCCAAAGCAAAGCAGGACAAGGGAGCATACGCAAAGGCACTCGCCGATCTGCAGGCAGCGAAGGAGGCACTCGCTGAACATGAGCATCATCTTGCGGCTGAGAAGTACAACATTGCCTGGAGGAACGCGCAGGGCGACACCACGCAGCCAGAGATTGCACGAGACCTGTATGAGAAGCTGATAACAGAGACAAGAGCCGCCGAACTCGCGCGCGAAAACGTGAAGGCTGAAACGGATATAGAGAAGCTCCATTCCCACCTGAAGCATCTATATCAGCAGCACAATGATCTGGCTGGTGAGCACGTGGAGCAGTTGCACGAGCACCTGCAAGAGCTGCACGAGCAGTATAACACACTCAGGCACCACGACGGTGACGTCGAGAAACTCCACAAGCATCTGAGCGAACTGCATGCCCGCGAGGACACGCTGCGAGCCGAGGAGGAACTCGCGAATCTGCACGCGCATCTGCGTGAGTTGAAAGAGGCAAACAAGCCGATGGACGAGTCAATGCTGCGCGATCTTGCAGAGGTGAAGCAACGGATCGCTGAGCACAACGTAAAGATTGACGAAAGCCGGCATCACATCAATCAACTCCGTGATCGTGAACTGGAACTGTTTGCTGAGCGCAACGCGAAGGCTCAGCAGAAAAAGATTGATGAGACGAAAAAGGCCGAAGAGCTCCTCCGCAAGCTGATCGAAATGGACGCGGTCTCCAGCGAGAAGGACAAGGAGACCCTGAGGCGTGTTCTCGAGTCGCTCAGGCGTGAACGTGTGAGTAGTAATGACGTCGTACTTCCTTCACTCGTCCTGCAATATGTGTCCCCACAGGCAGAAACCAAGTCCGCGCCAGAAGACTGGGAGCTCCAGATCGAACGGAAGCTCCAGTCGCAGCACGAGCAGCCGAAGGGTCGGTAGGTACTCAAGCAGCTACCTTATCTTGTGTGCGGCGCTTCACGGTGCTGACCACTGAACAGCCCGGCGAGTCCGGGTTGTTTGTTCTTTGTACAGTATTCTAAAAATCTACGACAAACCACGGATTGTGATGGAACCTCTCATGGCTCGTGCATCGAATAGAGTGGTGCGTATCTGCGCCGTCGGTCCACAATGGGCGGATGGAAGATGCCGCTTGAGTCTGTGCTCGTCTGTTTGTAGTCGCAAAGAGGGTCGATTGCAGAGAGCGAGATTGTCAGCCCCCGCTTGCTGACAAAGACCAAGTCAGCCCAGCATGAAGACGCTGTGTGGGTTCTGTACAGGACCTGCGAGCCCGTGCGGGTTTGTTTAGAGGATGGTGATTGGTGCAGGCACCGAAGGGTGCTGGCGCATCGGCTTGTGGCTTTGATGCGCACATAAGGAGAGCCGCAGTGGTCTCAGCTATCCCGACAATGAACAACATGGACCCTCCGACCGGGTTGGGAGATTTCATGGACAGTTCGTTGTCGGTCAGCGAGAACGCAGCCCGAGCTGGCGCTACCATCAACGCTGCTCAGCACCCCCTGCGAGCAGATCTGAGCGACAATCGCCAGAGATGCGGACGCAGCTCGTCCGCGCGACAAGCAGACAATCGCAAGCACCCCCTGCTTGCATCTGTCCACCAGAGTTGAATCAGGAGCACGCTGAGGACCACGAGTCCATGCCCGTCCGTTTGAACCACACCTGTGTGTGGATGAGCAAGAGCGAGGAACCACGATGAAGCGCCCAGAAAACGCAAGTGCAGACAATAACGGTCGTCCATACTCACGCAACCGCAAGAGTCTGGTTTCCCGTGCCAAGGCCGACATGAACGGTGACGCGAGCGCATCATCGCTCTCACGTCTTGCTGGAAAAGCTTCGGTTGAACCGTTGGAGCCGAGGCAGCTTCTCTTCTCGCTGACAATTACTCCTGATCTTGTTGATCCGACAACAGGTGTCGGGCAGATCGCGGCGTTCTTCGGATACACGATTCCGTATCTCGAATCGCAGGATCAGAGCAACGGCAACAACATGCCGGAAAATGTCGAAGAGAACTTCGACGATGAGACAAACGTCGGCGGCGCAGGCCTCGGTACAATCAACGGGACTGGCGAACGCTTCCTTGAATCCGGGTTGTACATCACACATACCGTTGCACAGCCCGCGGCAAACTTCGCTCTTGCCGAGCCGGTCGATGATGACTTTGAGATTCGTGCCCGCCTGCAGGCTGGAGAGTCATTCTCCTTCCAGTTTGTTGAACCCGGAGCGGCAGGACTCGTATTCCGCAGCGTCTCATCGGTATCGTTTGCTTATGGTGCTGGGTTCACAGCTGGCGGCGGTCAGTTTCCGCTTGTTGATGGCAGCAACCAGCCGATCTCAACTATCAGCTACTTCTTCGATGGTGACCTGATCGAAACGGTCAATGCCATTGACGTCATGAATCCAACCGGTCAGGGACAGACAACATTCGCACCAACCACAGGCGAGAACTTTGATCAGATTGTTTTCTCGGTGACTGGCGGCATTGCTAATCCGACATTCTTTATTGATGATGTCAACTTTGTTATACCGGCCAAGCCCTACAGCGATACGGTCAACGCGAGAATCGCAGGAACAGAAGTCAGGTTTGCTGGGCCTGAAGGCGCAACAGTTCAGTTCCTGGACTTGTACGGCAATGACATGGTGCAGACGATCCGATTGGGTGCTCCGCAAGACAGCGATACGCTTCTCGTTGATCGCAACTTTAATGGTGTTCCAGATTACAACGATGGTATTGGACGGATTGTGTTCCAGAACACGGACAATCGGACGTCGATTACCATGGTCGGTGGCATCATTGAAGCCTTCCAGGACATGCCCGATCCCGACGCAGACTTCATTGAAGGTGGCTTCCAGTTTCTTCGTATTGAGGGGTTTGAGAACTACTACAGCGATTGGGAATCAACTGCAGGATTTGGCTTCTGGTTTGATCAGAGCAATCCCCGAGATGTGGTTGGCCTTCCGGACGGCGCCGGCTCTGTGGTAATCGGTTCTCCGTTCTTCAGAACCAACACATCAACTGCAACATACAGTCCGCTCGGACCCGCAATTACAAATCTGTTCCAGAGCGATCACAATCGCTCCGATCAGGGATTCTTTGGTCCAGCGAACAGTTCCATGGGTTCTATTACAGTGCATGGCATGGTCTTTGGCTCTTCACGAATTGACGGGTCATTGAACCGGTTCAATGTCGGCACGATGTATGGATCGCTGACTGTTGAGGGCGATCTTGGTGCGTACGTCGTCGCGTCAGATGCTGGCGTGTGGGCTGCGGATGAAGCCCTCGCAGGGGCGGGTGTTGAACGCATCAAGACAGATGCACAGCTTGTTGTTGGACGAACACTTGGACAGATGCACGTGGGAGGCAGATCGCTTGTCGACGTAACTGTCGTTGGAGACATCAACTCGCCGAGCGCTTCGCTTCCACGCGATGTATACCGCTATTTCGAGCTTGAGTCTCCATACGGCATCGTTGAGACAGCGGACGATGAAGCTGTGATTCTTGCGATGCTGAATGCGACAGACGGCGATGCACTTGATGTTGTGATTGGTGCAACAGCGCTTCCGCTTACCAGAGTGGGTCAGCATGCGTTGTTCGGCAACTCATTGCTCCGCAATGACAACCTGCTGAGTGCCGAGTGGGTTGGGTCTGTGGCGACCGGTGTGCAGATTCATGGAGACATTTTCTTTGCTGACCCTGTGAATGAAGCCGACCCGTCCGACGTCTATGCGTTTGCATCCGATGGTGCGGCTCCGATTGTGTTGCAACTGCAGAGCGGGATTCCGGGCAGTATTCAGGTTCGAATTGTGGATCAGGGTGGACGCACCGTTGCGAGCGCAGACACAGCAGATCTTGTTGGAAACCAGCTCCGCATTGATTACATGCCAGACGGACCGGGCGTGTATTACGTCGTGCTTGGGGCTGCAACGGGTTCTGACGCATACGTGCTCACGATTACCGGCATGGCACCGACAACGTTCGGCATGTATCGCACCGCACTCAGTTCGGGTGCGTATGACACACTTGTTGGCACATCAAATGCGGTGACTGTATTGTCTGGTGGTATTGGCGCGATCCGTGTTGGTACTGGGCTGACGGATATCGATGGCGATGAGTTTGTTCCTGACTATGTCAATATTCTTGATGATGGTGACGAACAGAACGAAGACGATCGAATGATCCTGTATTCGGGCACCTTCTCAACACCGGGCAACTTGTATCAAGTGTTGACCGGGGGAGATATTGGTATCCCCGGTGACGGCGGTATTCTTGGCCCATCTTTGTACAACGTGACGTTCAATGTGGGTGGGAATCTGGGCCAGTTGATCACCGGCCAGTCTGATTTGCTTGGAAGAGGTCCTGATCAGGGCGATATTTACTATGTGAGTTTCGTTGTCGGCGGCTCCATTGGCATGATGGATATCCGTGGCGCCATTGGTATTGACCAGGACAACAACGCGCTCATTGGTGACGAGAAGAACGTTCGCATCGAGACCGGCACGAACGGCGGTGTTGGTGACATCGGCATGATTCGAGTTGGCGCGCACGCGTATTCTGATGCCCTGCAGATCATCACATCCGATGGCTCCACGATCGGCGCACTTTTACTGAGTCAGGATATCGAGTACGATATAAACGACCCCAATATCGGGTTCTACACACTCAATGCACCAACAACGGTTGGCCCGTCGCTGCTTCTTGGCCTTGGTTCGGATCTGAAGTTTACATCATTTCCAAACATCGATCTTGCCAACGCGTTTAACGCAAGACGCGAACTCCGTGGTGGTTCGACGCTGACGCTGACCGACGACTCCGGTGCGACAGTCGAAATCTCGGTGCCAGGTGCTGTCAATGGCGCACTTGTTGGATTCGTTCGTGTGCTCCCGATTGACAACTCACTCGGTGTGGCAATCGGCGATATCGCTGTTGATCTCACTGGTGGCGTTGATCTGAATATCACTGCAACCGGGCCGCTTGGTCAGCAGGGACGTGTGGGAATTGGCAAAATTGAAATCCTTGGTGCAGGCCCCGACTCAAATATCAACATCCAGGGGAACTCTGAGATCGACGTCTATCAGATCGTTTCGCAGGCTCCATTCTTCAATATCGTCAACAACTCTGTCAATGGCGATATTGTCTCGATCGACGTTGATTCAATCAACGGCGTCGAGATCGCGGGCAGTCTTGGAACAACAGAGTTCCCGGAATGGGGACCGAAGAAGTTCAGCCAGGTGCTCACGATAGATGACCTCGATCTTGACGGCATACTGACACCGAACTGGAATGACGAGGTGTATCGTCCTGCAAACGATCAGGACTTTGGTCAGGACAATGCGTATCTTGACGATGTTGGTGCGCCGGTCGATTTCTATCTCGATGGTCTCCTTGTTCGCAGTGGAGACCTGCAGTTTGTTCGTGTTGACGGATCACTCGGCGATGTGATTCTGAATGATGGCGACATCATCGAAGCGATTGCAAACTTCGATGGCGACAACGATCTCCGCTTTGATGGCATCTTCGGAACACTCCTCGCGAATGATATCATCACTGTTGATGTCGGTGATGGTCTGGCAGCTCGCACGCAGTCACCGTTTGCAACAACCGGCATCTTTGCCCGTGACGATGTCCACAGCGTCAGAGCGACCAATGGCGCATCAATCCAGTCACTTATTGGATCGTTTAATAACGTCATTGGTGATCGTGAGCTGGTACGCGACGGCATCGACACAATCAATGTGTCCGGTGGTGGCAACTACGTTGACGCCTACATCTTCACGTCGTATCTTGACAGATTCTGGGAGCCATACCACATTGCTGAGTTCTTCATTAACTCAGGCAATATCAACACGATCTCGGGAGATGGTGCAAACTTCTTCCGCTCCAACGTGCTGACATCAAATCTCAATACGTTCCAGCTTATCGATGGCGCATATGACGCTTCGTTTGTGAATGCTGGCGGCAACATCAATGCGTTTGAAGCTGCCGAGTTCCGCAACACAACGCGACTCGGTTCCATTCGTGAGTTCCACGAGAGCGCGATTGTTGTTGGTGGCGATCTCGACGAGATTCGCACCAATCCCGCTGGCAGCATGGCCGATGTCCGCATCGACGTGCTCGGCAGTATCATTGGCGGCTTGAACACCAGAACGATGACGCGTGTTCAGCTTGACGTTGACAACCAGATCGAGCAGCTATCCATCACTGATTCGATCAGGGCATCGAACATTACCGCCGGTGCGATCGAGAACTTCACCGTGACCGAAGCTATCCGCACATCGAGCATCGATGTTTCGGGTCCGCTGGTGACGCTCATGGCAAAGGAGATCACCGATTCAACCATTGAGGTGTCAGGTGTTGACGGCCGTATCGGTACGCTCACAACCACCGGAATTCTTGAGGCAGATATTACATCATCCGGACCGGTTGGCACCATCCAGTCTCTCATGGGCGATATCGTTGCGTCTATCACAACGACAACGAATCGTGGTAACATCACACGACTTCAAGCGTTCCGTGACCTCGATATCGTGACAGATGTTTCTGGCAACATTGGTCAGATGATTGCGGGCCGAAACATTGGTAACCGCGACACCAAGGGCATCATCCTTATTCGTGGCAATCTGCAGCAGGCAGATGTTTCCGGCGGGCAGTTGCACGCGGATCTTCGCATCGGCAATGACATCACCGGTTCGGTCGATATCGGCTCCGTTTCCAACAAGCCTGGTGACACGCTGTTGGGTGGCGGCTCCATCGTTGCGTTTGGCAGAATCAACGCGGTGAATGTTGCAGGAGACTACGCAGCCGAAATCTCGAGCTATTCCGGAGGTATCGGGTCGATCACTATCACCGAAGGCTCATTCATGCAGTCGGCGCGGATCAACGTGCTCGACGGCTCGCTCGGTCTGCTCCGTATCGTTAACGGTCACCTGCTTGGCGACGTCTATGCCGACAACGACATCACACTGATTGATGTGCAGGACACGGGATCGGGCATCTTCGGTGACATAGGTATCAATCCCACACTGTCAGCAGGCCGGAGCGCAACATCGACACGCAACGAGCTTCCACCTGCAACCGCTCCAACACCAGCGATTGATGGTCCATCCATCGTTGCCGGGCACAACATTGGTCAGGTGCTCGTTGGAGGCTCAATCTTTGAAACGCTGATCCACGCTGGTCGTTCGGTTGGCTTTGTCAGCGTTACACACAATATTCGTAATGACCAGTTGACCACCGGCATCGGTACTGTGATAGCTGCTGGTGATCTTGTCCGCTCTGTGGTGACAGGTGCAAACGCACAGAATCTTCTCATCCTTGCGGGCCTTGTATCGTTCGGCGATGATGGTGTCGCGGGCGGCACAGGCGCAAATGCAGATGTTATCAAGGCTGGTCGTGTTCAGAATGTCAGCGTTGGTTTCAACGCCAACAACGTGAAGGTTGCAGCTGGTATTGTCGCTGGTGCAGACGGCCAATACAACACAGCGGACGATCAGCATGCACTCGGGTTGTCTTACGTGACCAACGTCGAAGTCGCAGGTACTGCGACAAACGTTTCGGCACACGCAGACTCCGGTCTGACGTCAACAACAGCTGGTATCACGCAGGGCGGTCGTTCTTCGGCAGTTGATGGTGCGGTGCTTGAGTCTCTGGTCGGCGGATTTGGTGCGCTCGGTACCGAACTGACCAATGGTACATTGTTCAACTTCACCACCACCGGCGGCGAAGATGGCACCATGATGTACACAGGCCCGGGACGTGCGTTCTGGAATCCATTCAGCAATCGTGTTGTGCTCTTCAACTCGCGTCCGACGTCAAGCCTGACAGTCACACGACTCCCAACAGGCTCGACATCCACAACAACGCTCACCGATTTCAATATCATCACAAACGATGACTCGATGCTCGGCACGCTTGTTGTCAATGGCGATCTTGTTGGCAACTCGAACATTGTTGTTGACGGCTATCTGCGCAGTATTACCGTGCAGAACTGGGCATCGACCGGCTCGATTCTTGTCGGCAATGACGTCCAGACCGCGACCTTCGGATCATTCACTCAAGGTCGCATGCAGGCCATACGCATTGGCACACTTGATGTTAATGGTAATGTTGGCGGTACCTTCGACTTCTTCGGTTCGTCAAGCGTTGACATCGTCGGCAACTTCACCGGCGTTATATCGATGGATCGCTCGCTGACCGGCGCTCTGGCGATCGGTGGCACAGTCAGTCGCGGCGCATTCCGTACCGCCGAGAGTGTTGGCTCGATTACAGCTGCGGCACTGAGCGAAGCTCGATTCAGTGCACTCGACAACATCGGCACGGTGACCATCAATGGCAACGTCTTCGACAGCGCAATCATGGCAGGTGCTGACCTTGGTCGCGATGCAGTGTTTGGTGGCACGGGTCTGAATACCGATCGAGTGACGTCCGGTTCCATCGGTGCAGTCACGATCAATGGCAACTTCATTGAGAGCGATCTCATCTCTGGCCGTCTGCGCGGTTCGGATGGTTTCTTTGGTACAAGCGACGATCTCATTGCAGACGGTCGAGGCGACATCACAAGTGTCTCCATTTCGGGCAATCAGGTTGGTTCGCCGCTCGGCTCTGAGAGCTACCGCATTAGTGCAACCGGCACGATCGGCGCTGTCACTATTGGTGGTCAGAACATCACTCAAACCGGTAACTTCGCGGTTGAAACACCGGAAACACAACCGGAACCGATTCGTGTGGAAGAGGTCTCAGTTGTCGAGTCCAGCCGCGTCTATAGCGTGAACATTGTCTTTAATCAGGCGATGAACGCCGACACCCTCGGCGAAGCGCTCAGCGTCTCGCAGGTGCGTGATAACGACGGTCAGGTGCTGCTGCGTCTTGACGAGGGGCTCGACTACTCTGTCGAGTACGATGCTGATTCCATGACTGCAACCATTCTGGTGAACCAGTCGATCACGAGCCAGGGCTTGCCAATCACCCCGGGAGTGGCACATGCTGGCATCTACCGCATCGACTTTGATGATGCCATTCTGCGTGCATCACTTGTTGGCGCACGTCTCGATGGCGATCATGACGGCTTTGCCGAGGTGAATGACGATTACTCGATCGACGTTGTGATCGGCGATGCTGGCGACAAGCTCACAGCGCAGCAGGTTGCTCTGTTCAACGAGCAGAACCAGTTCGTTAAGAACGCCGATATCTATGCACCGGTCAACCTGAATGTCATCCTTGACAACAACTTTACACCGGATGGCGTGCCCGATGTGAATACGACCTTCCGCATTGAAGGCTCGATTGGTGATCATCCGGACAACGACACCAACCTGTTTGGCTTCTCCGGCGATGTGGATGTGTACCAGATCACACTGCAGGCAGGCCAGATTCTGCGTCTCGGCGAGGTCAGTGGCGCGGCTTCCTCGCTTGTTCGCGGGTTGTACAACAGCAGCAATCAGGCAGTCGGAGCCGTCGGTTCTGATGCACTGCAGCTTCCTGGCGCGTTCGACTTTGTCCGTTTCGTACCGACCGAGTTCAACTATCTCATCAACGAAACCGGCACGTACACGCTCGTCGTATCTGCAACAGCAGCGACAAACGGTGCGTTCACAGCGAACGGTACAGTTCCAAACGTACCGCCAATCGCGCAAGCAGTTGGAAGCTACGCGTTTGATATCACCGTCTTTGATGATGGAGATACCGGGTTCTCATCAGACACGAACTCCGGTGACGGCCGACTCCTCCCAGAGCCGCCAGCACCAATCGCGTTTGCTGGTATCGACGGACTCTTTGGCACAAGCGACGATGTTGCTGCCATCAACTTTAATGGTTTCAACTTCACGCTCGATACTGGTGCCGATGGCACGCCCAATACCGACGACGACCTGGTGTCCGCAGAACTGAACGGGGCGACCATTACTCGTACCGGCACAGGTGTTGTGACATCAAACGTCGTATCCGCGATCGGTTCGGGCAACCTCCGCGGCGTGCCAGGTCAGATCACACCCGACGTTGATGTCTTCCACATCAATGCTCGAAACGAGATTGATCCCGGTACAGAGGTGCGTATCACGGTCAAGCTGTCGGAGCTTGGTGCGGATATCGGTTCACGTCTGAGCCTGCTCGATCCGAACTTCTCAGGTCAGGTGCAGCTTGCAGTGTTCGAAACAACGAACTCGACAAGCATTGATGACGCAGCACTTGTCCTCTCGCCGACCGACTTTGATCCAACCGGTGCCACGCCCGGCGTCATTGCCGATGATGGTGTGACGAGCTATGGCTACGACGAGAATGGAGACTTCTTCATCGTGTTCCGTACGCCGGGCTCACTCTACTCGGCAGACCCGGCAAACCCGGATCCAGCGTCATACGCGGTTTATCTGCAGGGCGTATACAACGCAGACTATGAGATCGAGATCGTGCTTGGTGAAGAGAAGGCACTTGTCCGCAAGAGCCAGAACTTCTTCCTCGAACTCAATGGTGGCTCAGTGGACTGGCTGCTCTCGGGTGAACTGATCGCGGATCTCGACTCGTTCGATACCCGTGTGCTCGGCTTTACCGGCAAGATCAACAACGTGCCGGTCAACACGTACATCATTAACACGGTCATCGAGAATCTCGAAGGCATCTTTGCAGCACGTGGCTACGACGTTGCGGTTTCAACGAACTCTGCCAACTTTGAGTTCCAGGACTTCTCAACGGTGTTTATCTCGAACACCAATGATCCCGTCTCATTCTTCAATGACGGTATCTATGGGTTCAGTGAGCACAGCGATCCGTTCAACGCTGATCGCAACGATGAAGGGGTTGTGTTTGTACCGTCGTTCACGACACTCGGGTACACACCGACCCAGCAGGATATCGATGGCTTCGCTGATTCGCTGACAGCAGCAGTTGCGCGTCGCATGGGTGAACTGCTCGGCCTGCGTATCTCGTCCAACACCGGCTCAGGCGCATCAGTTGATCCAATGGCAGCAAACTCTGTTGCAGCCATCCCGACAACAAACGGTGCGTACCGCTTCAGCACGATTGATCGCGCCCTCTCGCCGCTCGGCGACAGCCTTGATAACACAGATTTCTATCTTGGTCAGATCAATGGTGCGTCACTGCTCGATGCGATCCTCAGCCCTGAGTAATCGGAATAACCCGCACAGACTGTCGCGAGTCTGTGTTGGGCACATCTGATACACACATCACAGACCCGCCAGCCAATGTGCTCGGCGGGTCTTTCATTGGTTCGCGCAGGTCCTGCTGACATTCAGGGAATACCAGACCGATACCTCAGGCGAAGTCAGCATCAAATCGAATGCGCGACGAGGATGGCAGATGACCCGCGGAGCACTTGCATGACCACACGTACACATTCACGATCAACACGGTTCAACTCGGCGTTTACGCTCGTTGAACTCTTGATCGTTGTTGCGATTCTCGGTATTCTTGCTGCTATTGCGGTGCCATCGACT
Above is a genomic segment from Phycisphaeraceae bacterium containing:
- a CDS encoding M48 family metalloprotease, coding for MTDLLLQIGLSNLLVSLVLAIAAWCVHRTSSRPALAHLLWVLVLVKLVTPPMFTLPVVPVPDSGRSADVPALETFAADLPVELVHSVAAAEVLPYNEPIGSAWSRTDVLIGMWLLGSACILAWSLVRVYRFNRVLHMGASSAPHHVQRCAHELAQRFGLRTTPIIETTSARVSPMVWWIGGRVRIVLPIELVEDMNDEQMRWVLAHELAHVRRHDHVVRWLEWLACVGFWWNPISWVARRYLRINEEICCDALVLSTFQNTHRRYAQALMAVVEFLSSPALRPPAVASEINSGGCLERRFRMIVSRNTMRKTPRWLNAGVLVAAVGILPVGIAYGQQVDAVQARLHEAVKNGEISKDQAHVMMGALKAYLADESQPEFVANSTMPEDKAKGGVYIEYINGAKTDKVRESAKARAIYEERLAVVEHQQRALETARKQIEAKAKQDKGAYAKALADLQAAKEALAEHEHHLAAEKYNIAWRNAQGDTTQPEIARDLYEKLITETRAAELARENVKAETDIEKLHSHLKHLYQQHNDLAGEHVEQLHEHLQELHEQYNTLRHHDGDVEKLHKHLSELHAREDTLRAEEELANLHAHLRELKEANKPMDESMLRDLAEVKQRIAEHNVKIDESRHHINQLRDRELELFAERNAKAQQKKIDETKKAEELLRKLIEMDAVSSEKDKETLRRVLESLRRERVSSNDVVLPSLVLQYVSPQAETKSAPEDWELQIERKLQSQHEQPKGR